A window of Cydia fagiglandana chromosome Z, ilCydFagi1.1, whole genome shotgun sequence genomic DNA:
gccccggcccggtctagcgtgagtcatccttaaacctTATAGACGTTCCGGCAATACATTTACCGAAATATTCTTAAATAGCGGCAAGCTCTTGCACCACTTGACAATCTTGTACAGCCTATGGTCGGCAATATTGCACTCTTTGTATTGCCAGAGATGCTCCACATCCATTatactagttttattacccgcggtagatcAGTTGATCTTGTACCTAGGCAGCGAGGAAATAgggcgaatgccgcctcccttccttGTTGCTCGAAGATTGTACATGAATGTTAAGTCTGAACCTAATAGACGTCTCTGCGGTATACTTACCGAAATATTCTTAAATAGAGGCAAGCTCTTGCACCACTTGACGATCTTGTACAGCCTATGGTCGGCAATATTGCACAGGTCCGCCAGGAAGTCCGGGCTCGAGTTCTGGGCCGTGATGCCCGAGGCGGCGAGTAAGGGGTTGGCCGAGGGGCTGCCCGTGGTCTTCCCGAGGCGGTTCAGCTCCGACTCGTTGTATTGCCAGAGATGCTCCACATCCATTATTTCCTGGGAAAAGAAACGTATAATAATGCATAGTTTAGTTCGATATACCTTATACTTGTAAAAAGGCAGGTTAACCAtatacagggtaatttttgtaccgttagccatattgtgcgaggtgattaggtaggccatactgaacaactttttctatgggacgaacttcgaaatcacaaaaactttgttggccgtttcatacattttggtcgagtggatgtcgacgttttctatgggaaagcctaattttttttgtgattttggggttggtcccatagaaaaagttgttcggtattacctacctaatcacctcgcacaatatgactaacggtccaaaaatgccCTGTATAATATTCTGCCGTCATTACTGTACGTAATATCAATAACCTTAATATGACAGTTAGTACTTCCGTTCTTCTTAGCCACCTTTCCCCTATAGTTGTATAGATATAGTAAATGAATCAAAAGTTACCTGCAATAACGGGGGAATGTCTGGCGTGAGTCGGCTGTTGCTGGACTCCCCTCGGCTATATGACCCGGGGCCGTTCACCTGCAAACAATAAATActattactaacaaaataatactcattcatatcttttatctttatattATAACCTTCTTGGATGGCACGGATTGCccgaaaaaatatattaaaaaaaacaaactctAGGGAGTAAATACTGCTTATTATTTTCTAACCCGGCCGTTCGTGTCGATGTACCTTACACAAGGCACAGACACGCGCGGCCATGATGCCTCGGGCATGACACGTTTTGACTGACCGCGCAGCTCAGCGCGGCAATTTCCCGCGAGGCGGCTCAGTCTGTGCGAACCCGcatagcgccacttgcaccatcccactaactccaggtataaccggttaaacctggttaccagtacaactgGCACTggcttaacggtttaaccgcttaaccacgggttaataggatggtgcaagtgagcctttGTGTCCGGACAAGACTTACGCAAGTGAGGCTCGAGGCGTGGCGTAGCGTAGGAGGCACGGGTGCGGATAGTAGAGACCCGGTCGACACTGCTCCCGATAATGTGTACGAGCATTGGTACGTTGAGCGGCCGCCTCGGGTTCGATCCTCTCGTATGGCTGGAAACAAACAAAGTTGTTAGATATTTGAAGTTTAACCCTTTGCTATCGTGTGCGGCGTGTTTTACACCTTGTAATGCACAAAATTGACCTTTAtccgcgcgcgtcagttgacgtctttaaTTGTCAAAGGGAAGCACATTACTCTTAATATTGACACTTAACTACGCATTTTGGTCATTACGACGTGAGCGAGTGACTTTAGTGCCATACCTTCAAGTTTCATCCCAGTGCCAAGACACTTGTCGAATCTACACGCCGGGCACTTTTTCCTAGTGGCCACCGTGACAGGACAACTGCCGCCGCGTAGACACATATAGTTCTTTCTGTTTTGGACGGTCCGCTTGAAGAACCCTTTGCAGGACTCGCAGGAGAATATCCCGTAGTGGAAACCGCTTATTTTGTCGCCGCATATGGGGCAGGGGCTGTATGAAAAAATAAGATATTATACCATCGTCCACATCGACAATTAACAATTAATCACGTTTACGAATATCCCTCAAAGGTGATTAGTTAAAAAACAACCTTAAAGTTTTGGCTACGTTGACTCAATATTCCGTCAAAGAGAACCGATGGGTTAGGGGTGGGCTCTGTGGTGTTCATGCTCCGTTTTATGGCAAATGATCGGCAATCACGTCATACGTTCTATAGAAAACTGACGTGTCGGGCGTCTGGGCCCAAACCTGGACCGTTTTATCGTGAACCATAGTTAACTTCTTATTTAATGGAGATATCGAAGCTAGTTTGTGTAGAACTAGCTTAACGCATGTTACATGGCGACCGCGCCCTTTACCTGTTAATGATCTGCTGATACTCTGATGGTGGTGTAGACGATCTTCTCATTATCCTCAATGTAGGCCGGCAACGCGGGAAACAGAGAGTTATGTTCCCGGTAGAGGCATATTACATGGCGACCCTTCCCTATACCTGTTAATAAGCTACTGCCTGCTGATGCCCTGTTCAACACCTGGTTACACCAACGTATAAACTGTCCTCTCCGGTATATCGTCGCGGAACAAGGGGTTCTGTTCCCGGTACAGActttacatggcgaccctgcccgTTACCTGTTAATCAGCTGCTGCCTGCTGATGCCCTGGTGGTGATGTAGACGGTCTTCGCCCGTATCCTCGTCATCGGCCGGCGCCGCGGGGAACACGGGATTCTGTTCCCGGTAAAGACGTTACATGGCGACCACGCCCTTTACCTGTTAATGAGCTGCTGCCTGCTGATGCCCTGGTGGTGATGTAAACGGTCTTCGCCTGTATCCTCGTCGTCGGCCGGCGACGCGGGGAAAACGGGGTTCTGTTCTCGGTAGAGGACGTGCGGATGCCGACCCTGGAACGGTTTCAACGTAGTGTTATTTTCTAACTGTACGCGGTGTACGCCGTTTCCTGACTTTTCTAATTTGGTGTTTCTGGTGTTTTAATTTCCTGCATCTGGTACATTTCTAGGTACTAGAGGGATAGCTGCTACTGGCCACTGATGTTACAGTtgtatagtgcataattgttatccatcgtattttctcggaaacgttcgtatttgtcatgctagttcagttaatctcaggggccaaattcgacatgtacaattgtcagatttcgcatccacgtcaaatcaacagttgattttattgcatactgagtgttgattccatcaacggtggataatatcatttggtacaaccaaaactcaactctaaactaagggtggttcggtttggtttgcttgtcaccctgtgtggattgttaatgtcaaattttgacattgtacgtattcgagaacttatgatttttcccacatcaacgggagatcaacacgatacgtcaaacgtcgcttgtcaaATAGGGGTCCAGTACTACTTTTtctaccgagactgactgaaatagcaagacacgttcgtacgtttccgtgaaactACGATGAAaactatgcactacatctgtataatATAACATGGATAGGTTATACTCATACGTAAGAAGCAcaacaaaatattattacataacCTACGAATGAATCTGTTTAGttgataattttcaaaatccaTTTCATTTTTGTTATATACACTCGTTGTTAAGAATATATTCATAAGCTTGTTGTATTGTATCTCTTCCTCGCTAGCACGTGCACATTTCTCGCTTGCCTAGACGCGAATCTCCATTCTAGTTGCTCTCCAGCAACTGTGCAATTTGTACAATTTAAGTGCTTCAATTTTTTAATGGCTATAACCTAGAaaatagaccaagaaaagactgtagaaattttgatagcccacgcagtgcaagtgttattttaagcgtcaaacttctatgaaattatgacgtataaataacacactgcgtgggctatcaaaatcgctgttgagttttctttgtctaactctatctGGAGTTATAATATCATTGACACTGATACGATAAGAAAAACaattaatatacctatgtaagtCGCATATGTTAAATAATGCAATATATTGTCTCTCAATAGTTTTTTCGCTTCGTGACATACTTTGTTCGTATTTCGCTTTAGATCGAATGAAATTTGTAATCGCATGGCCAGTTATATGTGTACGGAATTATATTTGACTAGCGagccgccccggcttcgcacgggttacacaaaactttaACAGATAACACACTTAAACCTTCcacaagaatcactctattgatcggcgaaaaccgcatgaaaatcctttCAGTAATTTTTGAttaatcgcgaacatacatacacacagacgcgacgggggaccttgttttataaggtgtagtgatacaaCACATCCAACccattaaggcctgtgcacaccggcttgcgtgctgtgcgtgacgtgcgcgagCGCTAAAATGTTAGAGCCCCACACGCACACGTCATGCAAGCGGTGTGACGTCTCTCATAAAGatatgtatactacaacgccgcacgcagcCGGTGTACACAGGCCTTTAAGTGATGTAGAGAAGTGGCCCTAAAACATGgtatcaagttttttttttactttaatatcaGGATTTTTTAAATCTCTACCTATAGAACTTAGTAATATGTATTAGGTTTAGGTATGTCTAATTTAAGATCCTAGAGATAGTTCGAAAAGTGTAGACATGTTTATGATACTGACTATGTATGTATTAACAGTATGTGTCTTGGCATAAGTAGCTGTACTTAAATACTTGTTTCTTTGAGTAAAGAATAAAGTGATGTAAAAGTGGTCCATGTACAATCACCGAATGGTTTATCTAGTTTTATCTTGGTAACAATTAATTCCAAATAATTATAAAGCATTGTTGTATGTAGTATttcagtgaaataaaaggaaacatCATGAGGATTACGAACTAATACTAATCAAGTCTAGTTTACAAACATTATCGTCCATAATAGAATTTCGCAATAGGCAATATAAATCGTTTATTTTAacaaattgaataaataaaattgtatatcGCTTGAGCATTTATTTTGTGACAAACATTACTTAAGAGATAATATTGACacctaataaatttaaaatattcatgCATTTTCATTCCTAGAATACGAGTAATATctaacatattttaaataaaaacaatcgcTGGTGCATAATTCTGcataaaaattacataataattttatttgcatACTGTTATATAGGTAAAATTTTTTGAACTGATCTTGTTCACTTAcctgtactaacaatggcattgttctattacaatcctattatctgcttttgttctcgtaggcgccaaccaatttacttacaaaataagttagAAGTACATTGCATGTATATTGAATTCTAAACCTTATGTTGTGTTGAATGGGGTTAAAAtggtttaaaaagataatatcatattcaatcttttggAAACTCACATGCACCTTAGCCACGACAGGTGTCGATGGctgttaaatgcaaaaaaaagttgggttagccattatttagttagtgtattttgtagtctattgtttaaagaaatagagtcgttaATCTATACTAACACATGAAGGCGGTTATAATCTGCTTTTACTACGAGGGGATTATcctaatttgtggtttaccaCTCAATGGTATTGTATTCTTGAGACTCTTTGAGTGAACTAGCTCAGATGACTTGATTCATACtataattgtgtcgcttaacttcaaactcgggtaaatccattggaccctctcagcaaatatctaccctattacgttttcttagtaccagaatcgcataatctgacagatggatttacccgagtttgaagttaagcgactcaattaaaGTACAgttagttattaaaaaaaatcgcatTGCTATATTTATAGGTGCAATCAACATAAGGAATACTCAGGCGTCTGCCTAGAGTAGTAAAAACTGACAGCTGATGTAGATGGTACAGTAGATTGTACAGTCCGGTACATTAGTTTGACAATCCAGTTAAGTACCACAATTAGCGCTGTACTTTGAAATGTCAAAACGGCTACAATATTTGACTTTTTTTTGTCTATGGTAACATAATTATCTAGTCTGTAAGTGGTCTGTAAGCACAACAAGACAAAGTGTAAAGTAAGAACGCTAATCACAAAGAATTTCGTGCATTGACCGCCATTTCATATCTTTATCGCAAGCACATAGTGACGACCGatctggcctagtggatagtgaccctgcctgtgaagccgatggtcctaggTTCGAATACCGGCAAAGGCATTTAATTGCGTGATAAACACATAtacttgttcctgagtcatgggtgtttcctATGTATATTAGCGAAATATTAATGTGTGTAGTGTACGTGTATTTACCTGGACAGGTGAGTGTGTGGGTGAGAACTCCGAGCTGTAAGAGTAACAGGAAGAGTGCGATGCGTCGCTGTTGTTGCGAGAAAGAGACGGGGTGTAGTGCCGCGACGCTCGCGGACTGGCCGATGGGCTGCTGTAGACACTGGAAAGAAACAAATGAATGTCAAATGggcagtacacagactaggaatcctctagaccgagttagagcaattatttcatgcaaccgatgatgccaaaaatgcgggggtgcgcgggacgaggtgagcgaagtcccgtgccgtgattggtctgttcaaagacacggacgtcacacaaagacactttcgactcgaacatggaataAAACttccgtatgcgtggcagagggggtaacgcgactatgctcagtctggaggatgtatTGCCTGTGGGTCAGTAGTACGTCTGCAGGTAGTACGTCTCGTACAGTCAACCTTAAAAATATGgatgcacaaatcatctcaaaaatagctcttatgtcaacgaattaagaactatgggacatatttttgaataagttggctacacctatatttttacagttgagtGTACATATTAGAATCAAAGAAACTTTAACCTTGTTACTGTCGCCTGCCCTGCAATGTACAGCGAATTATAACTGTCTTACTATTGTCCACAGGATGTACACATTAGTTCTAAAACCAGTGCATGATCCGAAAAtggtttataaattaaataactgTGTAGAAGTTATTATTACCGAAATTCGCGGTGAACTGGCATTAGGGATAACTCACGtttccgggccggagcttccagcgcatcgTTTGAAGGCATCTCGTGATCGCCGGTCATGCTCATGTcagtcatgtcatagaaaagtaagctctggaagctccggcccggacacggcccggacacggcccggacaGGGCTGGTGGTACCCATACCTGTGTGTGTACATGGAATGGACGGCGGAATCCGTGCTGGCGCTGGACTGGACTCGCGGCAGTCTGCCCAGCAGTGGGGAGCCGTGGAGAGCGCCCAGCAACTTGTCCATGCCCACTGACGGCTCGCATTTTAGCTCTGGAAAGAGACAAGATGATATTGACGACTTGTAGGTATTCTTTCATCAGTTCATGGGGTCATAATATAGGTATTGATAGCAGCGGCCGTAGCACGCAATACCGCTATAAATAGGTTTCTTGTCAAACACAGACTAAAGGCACATACATATATTTCCGCCACTTGGCCGTTCATTTTGGTGGAGATACAAGGATACTCGGTACCCACCTGACAACTCTCGACTCTCCTTCTTGATGGTGAGGTTCTGTATCTCCCCTGGAGGCTGCGGCATGGGCTGGGCCTCCATTTTGGCAGCGGGGGACGAAGGGCGACGCAGCGGGGCGCTCTCCGTTACTACCGATATCTGAAGCAAATAGGTTCAATATTAAAACAAGCtcttagggatcatccattaattacatcaaacATTTAAAGGGAGGGAGGGGgtaa
This region includes:
- the LOC134678630 gene encoding nuclear hormone receptor FTZ-F1 beta isoform X1; this translates as MATEGEAVKVEGGHVSVTTISMSGPETSNGQFSYSSSGVRISVSSDPHDEDSTDAEISKIDFSQHQYEVNMRNKNKRSSSGHEPGDTERPMSWEGELSNSEMVIDTSVNMNDPCSSPDLQSSRDSIDTLRNVTIKQEPLKTEQFQSLDDQRVLDLKYTPIQPHQRSLSMNRISVVTESAPLRRPSSPAAKMEAQPMPQPPGEIQNLTIKKESRELSELKCEPSVGMDKLLGALHGSPLLGRLPRVQSSASTDSAVHSMYTHSVYSSPSASPRASRHYTPSLSRNNSDASHSSCYSYSSEFSPTHSPVQGRHPHVLYREQNPVFPASPADDEDTGEDRLHHHQGISRQQLINSPCPICGDKISGFHYGIFSCESCKGFFKRTVQNRKNYMCLRGGSCPVTVATRKKCPACRFDKCLGTGMKLEAIREDRTRGGRSTYQCSYTLSGAVSTGSLLSAPVPPTLRHASSLTCVNGPGSYSRGESSNSRLTPDIPPLLQEIMDVEHLWQYNESELNRLGKTTGSPSANPLLAASGITAQNSSPDFLADLCNIADHRLYKIVKWCKSLPLFKNISIDDQICLLINSWCELLVLSCCYRGVGTPGEVRVGGGRGITLHQAAKLGLTPCIERMLSFTDHLRRLRVDRYEYVALKVIVLLTSDAPELREAEKVRASQEKALGALQAYTAAHSPDTPAKFGELLLRIPELQRTCQFFMQVGKEMLNPANKSKDGDGPSFNLLMELLRGDH
- the LOC134678630 gene encoding nuclear hormone receptor FTZ-F1 beta isoform X2, producing MRNKKKRSSSGHEPGDTERPMSWEGELSDSEMVIDTSVNMNDPCSSPDLQSSRDSIDTLRNVTIKQEPLKTEQFQSLDDQRVLDLKYTPIQPHQRSLSMNRISVVTESAPLRRPSSPAAKMEAQPMPQPPGEIQNLTIKKESRELSELKCEPSVGMDKLLGALHGSPLLGRLPRVQSSASTDSAVHSMYTHSVYSSPSASPRASRHYTPSLSRNNSDASHSSCYSYSSEFSPTHSPVQGRHPHVLYREQNPVFPASPADDEDTGEDRLHHHQGISRQQLINSPCPICGDKISGFHYGIFSCESCKGFFKRTVQNRKNYMCLRGGSCPVTVATRKKCPACRFDKCLGTGMKLEAIREDRTRGGRSTYQCSYTLSGAVSTGSLLSAPVPPTLRHASSLTCVNGPGSYSRGESSNSRLTPDIPPLLQEIMDVEHLWQYNESELNRLGKTTGSPSANPLLAASGITAQNSSPDFLADLCNIADHRLYKIVKWCKSLPLFKNISIDDQICLLINSWCELLVLSCCYRGVGTPGEVRVGGGRGITLHQAAKLGLTPCIERMLSFTDHLRRLRVDRYEYVALKVIVLLTSDAPELREAEKVRASQEKALGALQAYTAAHSPDTPAKFGELLLRIPELQRTCQFFMQVGKEMLNPANKSKDGDGPSFNLLMELLRGDH